One stretch of Diabrotica undecimpunctata isolate CICGRU chromosome 5, icDiaUnde3, whole genome shotgun sequence DNA includes these proteins:
- the Cog8 gene encoding conserved oligomeric Golgi complex subunit 8: MSRNSLLATLFPNESTDELVYNPPIQDYLTKLGTYKIKDLNTEPDKLKQEALVLQEQIQELAITNYKTFIETALCSKDLFTKFSVIEDKVNDLLGGVPIFEEKCETFGEVSSKINALRRIDSITLAKSAQILEILEIPQLMNSFIRDGLYEDALELFNYVRKLSFKHSEVAIFKNINDDVNKAWILMLHQLLSQLRQDISLPKCLQIVGHLRRMDIFSEPELRLKFLQTRTYWLEQQLNSLGKEDPTVHLTKTIEVTRINLFNILTQYSAIFNDDERSPLSVASDKTINQPLIFKGWVQYQIGIFVKTLDSCLDNVTSFEMILDQCMYFGHSFSKVGCDFRHLLIPIFTKHIQKRFVSNVAKADRSFMKNIEKFTLIDKNNPSKSWKLNKEDTVRPPESLLEFYPLAEYLNNILTALNQLRLCPPIALIDEVVDTLQASMLLIAKCLQKLYSQEQQAFSVNSKDAFTRLCMCFSDDLVPFVQKCIHIIYPPSHIASKLGISLKNLQQTGTTFLDKQEIISPISHLLPVKIEPVVPVVETEVPAVIEPEVLVVSDEVESKVDISEE, encoded by the exons ATGTCGAGAAATTCTCTTCTTGCTACCCTTTTTCCTAACGAGTCAACAGATGAATTGGTTTATAATCCGCCAATTCAAGATTATTTAACGAAACTAGGCACTTACAAAATTAAAGATTTAAATACCGAACCCGATAAATTGAAGCAAGAAGCTTTGGTTTTACAAGAACAAATTCAGGAGTTAGCAATTACAAACTACAAAACGTTTATAGAAACTGCACTGTGTTCCAAagatttatttacaaaatttagtGTTATAGAAGACAAAGTTAACGATCTTCTTGGAGGTGTTCCGATATTCGAGGAAAAATGCGAAACTTTTGGGGAGGTATCTAGCAAAATAAATGCCCTTCGAAGGATAGATTCCATAACTTTAGCAAAAAGTGCTCAAATATTAGAAATACTAGAAATACCACAGTTGATGAATTCATTTATTAGGGATGGCCTGTATGAAGATGCTTTAGAACTGTTCAATTATGTACGGAAGTTATCCTTTAAGCATTCTGAGGTTGCAATATTCAAGAATATTAATGATGATGTGAACAAGGCATGGATTCTTATGCTGCATCAGTTACTGTCACAACTTAGGCAAGATATTTCACTTCCAAAGTGTCTACAAATTGTTGGACATTTAAGAAGGATGGACATATTTTCTG AGCCAGAGCTCAGATTAAAATTCCTACAAACAAGAACATACTGGTTGGAGCAACAGTTGAACTCACTGGGCAAAGAAGACCCCACAGTTCACTTAACGAAAACTATAGAAGTGACCAGAATCAATTTGTTTAACATTTTGACACAGTACTCCGCAATTTTTAACGACGACGAACGTAGCCCGTTATCTGTAGCGTCTGATAAAACAATAAATCAGCCTCTTATATTCAAAGGTTGGGTCCAGTATCAGATCGGGATATTTGTAAAAACGTTAGATAGTTGTTTGGATAACGTAACATCGTTTGAGATGATTTTGGATCAGTGCATGTATTTTGGACATTCTTTTAGTAAAGTGGGATGTGACTTTAGGCATCTTCTTATCCCGATATTCACAAAACACATCCAAAAACGATTCGTTAGCAATGTGGCGAAGGCAGATAGAAGTTTTATGAAGAATATCGAGAAATTTACTCTAATTGATAAAAATAATCCATCCAAGTCGTGGAAGCTCAACAAAGAAGATACAGTTAGACCACCAGAAAGTTTACTGGAATTCTACCCGTTGGCTGAATATCTTAATAACATTCTGACAGCTTTGAATCAGCTACGACTATGTCCTCCGATAGCCCTTATAGACGAAGTCGTAGATACTCTCCAAGCGTCCATGCTTCTCATAGCGAAATGTTTACAGAAACTGTACAGTCAAGAACAGCAAGCTTTCTCTGTAAACTCCAAAGACGCTTTTACGAGGTTATGTATGTGTTTTTCGGATGATCTCGTTCCGTTTGTTCAAAAATGTATACATATTATCTATCCTCCGAGTCATATCGCTTCCAAACTTGGTATTAGTTTAAAAAATCTGCAACAAACGGGCACAACATTCTTAGATAAGCAAGAAATAATTTCCCCCATTAGTCATTTGTTACCAGTTAAGATAGAACCAGTGGTGCCGGTTGTCGAAACTGAGGTACCAGCTGTAATAGAACCCGAGGTGCTCGTCGTTTCAGATGAAGTAGAAAGTAAGGTAGATATAAGtgaagaataa
- the RpS9 gene encoding small ribosomal subunit protein uS4, producing the protein MVNGRIPSVHSKTYVTPRRPYEKARLDQELKIIGAFGLRNKREVWRVKYTLAKIRKAARELLTLEEKDPKRLFEGNALLRRLVRIGVLDENRMKLDYVLGLKIEDFLERRLQTQVFKSGLAKSIHHARVLIRQRHIRVRKQVVNIPSFIVRLDSQKHIDFSLKSPLGGGRPGRVKRKNLTKKSGGGGAAEEEED; encoded by the exons ATGGTAAACGGTAGGATACCGTCGGTTCATTCTAAAACCTATGTAACGCCTAGGCGTCCATATGAGAAGGCCCGTTTAGATCAAGAATTGAAAATCATTGGAGCCTTCGGTCTTCGTAACAAACGTGAAGTATGGAGAGTGAAATACACTCTGGCCAAAATCCGTAAGGCCGCCAGAGAACTGCTTACTCTAGAAGAGAAGGATCCCAAAAGGTTGTTTGAAG GTAATGCACTCCTACGTCGATTGGTCCGTATCGGAGTACTAGACGAGAACAGAATGAAGCTCGATTATGTATTGGGTCTCAAGATTGAAGATTTCTTGGAAAGACGTCTACAGACACAAGTCTTCAAATCTGGTCTAGCTAAGTCAATCCATCATGCTAGGGTATTGATCAGACAACGTCACATCCG GGTCCGCAAGCAAGTGGTGAACATTCCCTCCTTCATTGTCCGTTTAGATTCACAAAAACACATTGACTTCTCTCTGAAATCACCTTTGGGAGGTGGTCGTCCAGGACGTGTTAAGAGGAAGAACCTCACCAAGAAGAGCGGTGGTGGCGGTGCAGCTGAAGAAGAGGAAGACTAA
- the LOC140440679 gene encoding uncharacterized protein, with amino-acid sequence MASRAHSSHRHDIVDRNSSEDEHADFSNGSSDDYHPSSDSDITESDEKNTRGQEEPQDKKRKSDPKKWKKIFASKKGQLVKNISILQVLSYTLNLLMTIPAIAK; translated from the exons ATGGCTTCCCGTGCACATAGTTCACATCGTCATGACATTGTTGATAGAAATTCTAGTGAAGATGAACACGCTGATTTCAGTAATGGGTCTTCAGATGATTACCATCCAAGTTCTGATTCGGATATTACAGAATCAG ATGAAAAAAATACCAGAGGGCAGGAAGAACCTCAAGACAAGAAGAGAAAATCTGATCCTAAGAAGTGGAAAAAAATATTCGCAAGCAAAAAAGGGCAGCTGGTAAAGAATATATCAATACTTCAGGTACTGTCATACACTCTAAATCTTTTAATGACTATTCCTGCAATTGCAAAATAA